In one Arthrobacter jinronghuae genomic region, the following are encoded:
- the groES gene encoding co-chaperone GroES: MSVSIKPLEDRIVVRPLEAEQTTASGLVIPDTAKEKPQEGEVVAVGPGRVDDNGNRIPVDVAEGDVVIYSKYGGTEVKHGGQEYLVLSARDVLAVVVK; this comes from the coding sequence GTGTCGGTCTCGATTAAGCCCCTTGAGGATCGTATTGTTGTCCGCCCCCTCGAAGCCGAGCAGACCACTGCTTCCGGCCTCGTTATCCCGGACACTGCAAAGGAAAAGCCCCAGGAGGGTGAAGTAGTTGCAGTTGGACCCGGCCGCGTTGATGACAACGGCAACCGCATCCCGGTTGACGTTGCCGAAGGCGACGTAGTCATTTACTCCAAGTACGGCGGAACCGAAGTCAAGCACGGCGGCCAGGAATACCTGGTGCTGTCCGCCCGCGACGTGCTGGCCGTCGTCGTAAAGTAG
- a CDS encoding siderophore ABC transporter substrate-binding protein, translating to MITKSRLLAGTALVSLLALSACSTEAADADVQSAQASTMTVEHAQGSTEVPVNPETVYTFDLGALDTMDALDIDVDGVPAANFPDSLSQYGAEEITKIGSMKEPDFEAINAGAPDLIIISGRVADSYEELSKIAPTIDLSVDNADSWNSFKENTQTIGKIFEKEDLVEEKLGALEGKVEDTKELAADAGNGLIVMTSGGEMTAYGAGSRFGIIHDVLGLEPAAEVKGEGKHGESVSFNYIADTNPDHLFVIDRDVAVGTSGEAASAVLDNELVKSTKAAQNENITMLDSASWYLVGYGLNNVDTMVNTVHDAL from the coding sequence ATGATCACCAAGTCCCGCCTGCTGGCCGGAACCGCCCTTGTGTCCCTCCTCGCCCTCAGCGCCTGCTCGACTGAAGCAGCAGATGCCGACGTCCAGTCCGCACAGGCCTCAACCATGACGGTTGAGCATGCCCAGGGAAGCACCGAAGTTCCGGTGAACCCGGAGACCGTCTACACCTTCGACCTCGGTGCCCTCGACACGATGGATGCCCTCGACATTGACGTCGACGGCGTGCCTGCCGCCAACTTCCCGGACAGCCTCTCCCAGTACGGCGCCGAAGAGATCACCAAGATCGGGAGCATGAAGGAGCCCGACTTCGAAGCGATCAACGCCGGCGCTCCGGACCTGATCATCATTTCCGGCCGGGTTGCCGATTCCTACGAGGAACTGAGCAAGATTGCCCCCACCATCGACCTCAGCGTCGACAACGCCGATTCCTGGAACTCCTTCAAGGAAAACACCCAGACCATCGGCAAGATCTTCGAGAAGGAAGACCTGGTTGAAGAGAAGCTGGGTGCCCTTGAAGGCAAGGTCGAGGACACCAAGGAACTGGCAGCCGACGCCGGCAACGGCCTGATCGTTATGACCAGCGGCGGGGAAATGACCGCCTACGGCGCGGGCTCCCGCTTCGGCATCATCCACGACGTCCTGGGCCTGGAACCGGCCGCCGAGGTTAAGGGCGAGGGCAAGCACGGCGAATCTGTTTCCTTCAACTACATCGCGGATACCAATCCGGACCACCTGTTCGTCATTGACCGCGACGTAGCCGTCGGCACCTCCGGCGAAGCCGCCTCCGCCGTGCTCGACAACGAGCTGGTCAAGAGCACCAAGGCTGCACAGAACGAAAACATCACCATGCTGGATTCCGCCAGCTGGTACCTGGTCGGATACGGCCTGAACAACGTGGACACCATGGTTAATACCGTCCACGACGCTCTCTAG
- a CDS encoding ABC transporter permease, with the protein MTAPAVPAEKPAPASAAAPLERRRFLRSTAALVLGVCVVVLLAAVSLFVGVGDLSLSSLMSGDPTTHMLFWVSQLPRTLSIVLAGMALSVAGLIMQLMARNKFVEPSTVGTVESAQLGILAVTVLLPGASMFLKMSTASVFAAAGTALFLLILRRIPLRNTLIVPLVGIMLGGVISAVTTFFAYRTDLLQTLNSWMIGDFSGVLRGRYELLWIVGALTLIGYLAADRFTVAGMGQDFTTNLGLNYNRVMALGLVIVSLISAVVVVSVGSIPFLGLIVPNLVSLLIGDNVRRAVPWVAVFGAGFVLLCDIIGRTIRYPYEIPVGVVVSAVGSVIFLYLLLRKRGSHA; encoded by the coding sequence ATGACTGCCCCCGCCGTGCCGGCTGAAAAGCCGGCCCCCGCGTCCGCCGCCGCTCCCCTGGAACGGCGGCGCTTTCTGCGTTCCACCGCAGCACTGGTCCTAGGGGTCTGCGTTGTCGTCCTGCTGGCGGCCGTGAGCCTTTTTGTCGGCGTCGGCGACCTTTCGCTCTCCTCGCTGATGTCCGGGGATCCCACCACGCACATGCTGTTCTGGGTCAGCCAGCTGCCCCGCACGCTCAGTATTGTCCTGGCGGGCATGGCCCTGAGCGTGGCCGGACTGATCATGCAGCTAATGGCCCGGAACAAGTTCGTGGAACCCTCCACCGTCGGCACGGTGGAGTCGGCCCAGCTGGGAATCCTGGCGGTGACCGTGCTGCTGCCGGGCGCCTCCATGTTCCTGAAGATGTCCACCGCTTCGGTTTTCGCCGCCGCAGGAACCGCACTCTTCCTGCTCATCCTGCGCCGGATCCCGCTGCGCAACACACTGATCGTGCCCCTTGTGGGCATCATGCTCGGCGGCGTGATTTCCGCCGTCACTACTTTCTTCGCCTACCGCACCGACCTCCTCCAGACGCTGAACAGCTGGATGATCGGCGATTTCTCCGGCGTCCTGCGCGGCCGCTACGAACTGCTTTGGATTGTCGGTGCCCTTACCCTGATCGGCTACCTTGCGGCGGACCGTTTCACGGTCGCGGGCATGGGGCAGGACTTCACCACCAACCTCGGACTGAACTACAACCGGGTCATGGCGCTCGGACTGGTCATTGTCTCGCTCATCAGCGCCGTGGTGGTGGTCAGCGTCGGCTCCATCCCGTTCCTGGGGCTGATTGTGCCCAACCTGGTGTCCCTGCTGATCGGTGACAACGTCCGCCGGGCGGTGCCCTGGGTCGCCGTTTTCGGAGCGGGCTTCGTCCTGCTCTGCGACATCATCGGACGCACCATCCGCTACCCGTATGAAATCCCCGTGGGCGTAGTGGTCTCCGCCGTTGGCAGCGTCATTTTCCTGTATCTCCTCCTACGCAAGCGCGGTTCCCATGCCTGA
- a CDS encoding iron chelate uptake ABC transporter family permease subunit, translating to MPETSTSALPAALTEHRRRPVRTVPAGFWIIVLGVVAAALVAVFMTIELRGNLGYALPRRAVKVGSMILVAYAVGVSTVLFQTVTANRILTPSIMGFDALYVLIQTVLVFALGGGALLSLGAPIRFCLEVLLMVGFSFLLYRWLFTGGGKSLHLMLLVGIVFGTMFRGFSSLLQRLIDPSEFIILQDLFFASFNNVDAALLGYSAAAVALVSAVAWRMRHSFDVLALGRETAVNLGVDHKRAVTATLIICSVLVAVSTALVGPVTFFGLLIASLAYQLCAKFRHASVLPIAVLLGIIALVGGQLVLERVFDFDTALSIVIEFVGGIVFLILLLRGNVK from the coding sequence ATGCCTGAGACATCCACCAGCGCACTGCCCGCAGCCCTTACCGAGCACCGCAGGCGTCCCGTCCGGACCGTTCCCGCCGGGTTCTGGATCATCGTCCTCGGCGTCGTCGCGGCAGCACTGGTTGCGGTGTTCATGACCATTGAGCTGCGCGGGAACCTCGGCTATGCCCTGCCGCGCCGGGCTGTGAAGGTAGGCTCCATGATCCTGGTGGCGTACGCCGTCGGGGTCTCCACCGTCCTGTTCCAGACGGTCACCGCCAACCGGATCCTCACGCCGTCGATCATGGGCTTCGATGCCCTCTATGTGCTGATCCAGACGGTCCTGGTGTTTGCCTTGGGCGGCGGTGCCCTGCTGTCGCTGGGCGCGCCGATCCGCTTCTGCCTCGAAGTGCTGCTGATGGTCGGCTTCTCGTTCCTGCTCTACCGCTGGCTGTTTACCGGCGGCGGGAAGTCCCTGCACCTGATGCTGCTGGTGGGAATCGTCTTCGGCACCATGTTCCGCGGCTTCTCCTCGCTGCTGCAGCGGCTGATCGACCCGAGCGAGTTCATCATCCTGCAGGACCTCTTCTTTGCCAGCTTCAACAATGTCGACGCCGCCCTGCTGGGCTACTCCGCCGCCGCCGTCGCGCTGGTCAGTGCCGTCGCCTGGCGGATGCGCCACTCCTTCGACGTCCTGGCCCTGGGCCGCGAGACCGCGGTCAACCTGGGGGTGGACCACAAGCGGGCGGTGACCGCCACGCTGATCATCTGCTCGGTGCTCGTTGCGGTGTCCACGGCCCTGGTCGGACCGGTGACCTTCTTCGGGCTCCTCATTGCGTCCCTGGCGTACCAGCTGTGCGCGAAGTTCCGGCATGCCTCGGTGCTGCCGATTGCCGTTCTGCTGGGAATCATCGCCCTGGTGGGCGGGCAGCTGGTGCTGGAGCGGGTCTTCGACTTCGACACCGCGCTGAGCATCGTCATTGAGTTCGTGGGCGGCATCGTGTTCCTCATCCTGCTCCTGAGGGGAAACGTGAAATGA
- a CDS encoding iron ABC transporter ATP-binding protein, producing MISVNGVTKRYSSTVVVDGVSCEIKEGGITSIIGPNGAGKSTLLSMISRLLPMDSGSVAVDGLDVVSTPGRDLARKMAILRQDNQLTVRLTVRDLVGFGRYPHNAGRPGPEDKVHIEQAMAYLDLTALADRFVDELSGGQRQRAFIAMVLAQDTDYLLLDEPLNNLDMKHSVEMMRLLRRLTDDFGKTVVLVIHDINFASCYSDDIIAMCDGRLIHQGPPAAIMQPDVLKDIYEIDIRIEEIDGNRIGVYFA from the coding sequence ATGATCTCCGTCAACGGCGTCACCAAGCGCTACTCCTCCACCGTCGTCGTGGACGGGGTGAGCTGCGAGATCAAGGAGGGCGGCATCACCTCGATCATCGGACCCAACGGTGCGGGCAAATCGACGCTGCTCTCCATGATCAGCCGGCTGCTGCCCATGGACTCCGGCTCAGTTGCCGTGGACGGGCTCGACGTCGTTTCCACCCCCGGCCGGGACCTCGCCCGGAAAATGGCGATCCTGCGCCAGGACAACCAGCTCACCGTCCGCCTGACCGTTCGGGACCTGGTGGGCTTCGGCCGCTACCCGCACAACGCCGGCCGGCCGGGACCCGAAGACAAGGTCCACATCGAGCAGGCAATGGCCTATCTGGACCTGACGGCACTGGCGGACCGGTTTGTGGACGAGCTCTCCGGCGGTCAGCGCCAGCGCGCGTTCATCGCCATGGTGCTGGCACAGGACACCGACTACCTGCTGCTGGATGAGCCGCTGAACAATCTGGACATGAAGCACTCCGTGGAAATGATGCGGCTGCTGCGCCGGCTCACGGACGACTTCGGGAAGACCGTGGTGCTGGTCATCCACGACATCAACTTCGCCTCCTGCTACTCGGACGACATCATTGCCATGTGTGACGGCCGGCTGATCCACCAGGGACCGCCGGCGGCCATCATGCAGCCGGACGTGTTGAAGGATATCTACGAAATCGATATCCGGATCGAAGAGATCGACGGAAACCGGATCGGCGTCTATTTCGCCTAG
- a CDS encoding DUF6507 family protein, which translates to MPLSGYDVNPEGCARVLGQVESDPGRPAALTALQNAVADAQTACGPGGTGAVAQALGELWLNTLALQAEAAEARIGNAVAGVREAVSIIAEADASMADAARASLAEAQSGIFQAPEPEGGN; encoded by the coding sequence ATGCCGTTGAGCGGCTACGACGTGAATCCGGAGGGGTGCGCCCGGGTTCTTGGGCAGGTGGAAAGCGATCCGGGGCGCCCGGCGGCACTGACAGCTTTGCAGAACGCAGTGGCGGACGCCCAGACGGCCTGCGGACCCGGTGGCACGGGCGCCGTGGCCCAGGCGTTGGGGGAGCTGTGGCTGAACACCCTCGCGCTGCAGGCCGAGGCAGCAGAAGCCCGGATCGGCAACGCCGTGGCGGGTGTCCGCGAGGCTGTGTCCATCATCGCGGAAGCGGATGCGTCAATGGCGGACGCCGCCAGGGCAAGCCTTGCCGAAGCACAGTCCGGTATTTTCCAGGCTCCTGAGCCGGAGGGCGGGAACTGA
- a CDS encoding MalY/PatB family protein, which yields MTKIAAEPLAALRARTSYKWQTYPADVLPLFVAEMDYPLAEPVQRAIIDRVLASDTGYIAGPAPVAQAFAGFAARTWAWAVDPDDVRSTTDVSVAIVECLRRAVPAEGSVVITPPVYPPFFELPLEADSSVVEVPLLLNGEGWELDLPGLERAFARGADALLLCNPHNPLGLVHSAETLRALADLSAKYGVAVISDEIHAPLTYAPGEFTPYLTVSENAREYGLCVTAASKAWNIAGTKCAVMIGQSDRTRLMLASMPEEVSARTSILGLHATAAAYNDGGAWLAGVMESLAANRRLLAELLAERLPGVGYRPPSAGYLAWLDLRALGWGDDPAAVALEQARVALEPGPRFGHQGAGFVRLNFACSPEVLAEAVGRLAAVAGQAGRRNILG from the coding sequence ATGACGAAGATCGCCGCCGAGCCGCTGGCTGCACTGCGGGCACGCACCAGTTACAAATGGCAGACCTATCCGGCCGACGTGCTGCCGCTGTTCGTGGCCGAAATGGATTACCCGCTGGCGGAACCGGTGCAGCGGGCCATCATCGACCGGGTGCTGGCCTCGGACACCGGGTATATCGCCGGGCCTGCGCCGGTGGCGCAGGCCTTCGCGGGGTTTGCCGCCCGGACCTGGGCCTGGGCGGTGGATCCGGATGACGTGCGGAGCACCACGGATGTGAGCGTGGCGATTGTGGAATGCCTGCGGCGGGCAGTACCCGCGGAAGGCAGCGTGGTCATCACTCCGCCGGTCTACCCGCCGTTCTTTGAGCTGCCGCTGGAAGCGGACTCCTCGGTGGTGGAGGTTCCGCTCCTGTTGAACGGTGAGGGCTGGGAACTGGACCTGCCCGGGCTGGAGCGGGCCTTTGCCCGCGGCGCGGACGCCCTGCTGCTGTGCAACCCGCACAATCCGCTGGGACTGGTTCACTCGGCCGAGACCCTGCGGGCGCTCGCGGACCTCTCAGCGAAGTACGGCGTGGCCGTGATCAGCGACGAGATCCACGCACCGTTGACCTACGCGCCCGGGGAGTTCACTCCGTACCTCACCGTCTCGGAGAACGCACGGGAATACGGCCTCTGCGTCACGGCCGCCAGCAAGGCGTGGAATATTGCCGGTACCAAGTGCGCGGTGATGATCGGCCAAAGCGACCGGACCCGGTTGATGCTGGCGTCCATGCCCGAGGAAGTCTCCGCCCGCACCAGCATCCTCGGCCTGCATGCCACGGCGGCGGCCTATAACGACGGCGGTGCCTGGCTTGCCGGGGTGATGGAATCCTTGGCCGCGAACCGGCGCCTGTTGGCTGAGCTTTTGGCGGAGCGGTTGCCGGGCGTGGGGTACCGCCCGCCGTCGGCCGGCTACCTCGCCTGGCTGGATTTGCGGGCTCTGGGCTGGGGAGACGATCCCGCGGCGGTGGCCCTGGAACAGGCACGGGTGGCGCTGGAGCCGGGGCCGCGGTTCGGGCACCAGGGCGCCGGATTTGTCCGGCTGAACTTCGCCTGCTCCCCGGAGGTGCTGGCCGAGGCCGTGGGGCGGCTCGCCGCAGTGGCAGGCCAGGCGGGCCGGCGGAATATATTAGGCTGA
- a CDS encoding THUMP-like domain-containing protein, with product MPDTSLAHVLTPEGWQLLNSLPPYLESESLKLNTDLRKAGHSPELVAAVLTQAKLRMKARAKFGPFAEHMVFTQPGLEQATRLNVAALHARRYQEAGLEKVADLGCGIGADSLALATLDRQVTAVELDEITAAAATINLMPWPEATVVQGRAEEFDLTGFDGVWLDPARRTTSTSGTTRIFDPEAFSPPLSFVESLADSGLPVGVKMGPGIPHEAVPAGCEAQWVSVDGDVTEATLWFNALRREGVRRAALVIGSGGAAELTSPVDYDAAAQDVGTGPAEGYLYEPDGAVIRAGLVADVAATLDGHLLDPHIAYICAPELRDTPFARAYRILEVRPYNVKALKAWVRENRIGVLDIKKRGMSVTPEELRKALLTGSGKGGNRGEKKATLVLTRIGEDRVALVVEPVPSA from the coding sequence ATGCCCGATACTTCCCTTGCCCATGTTCTGACCCCCGAGGGATGGCAGCTGCTGAACTCGCTTCCCCCGTATCTCGAATCCGAGTCCCTGAAGCTGAACACGGATCTGCGCAAGGCCGGGCATTCCCCGGAGCTGGTGGCCGCTGTGCTGACCCAGGCGAAGCTGCGGATGAAGGCCCGGGCGAAGTTCGGCCCGTTCGCCGAGCACATGGTCTTCACGCAGCCCGGCCTGGAGCAGGCCACCCGGCTGAACGTGGCCGCACTGCACGCCCGCCGCTATCAGGAGGCCGGACTGGAGAAGGTGGCGGACCTCGGCTGCGGAATCGGTGCCGATTCCCTCGCCCTGGCTACCCTGGACCGGCAGGTGACCGCCGTCGAACTGGATGAGATCACCGCTGCGGCAGCCACCATCAACCTCATGCCCTGGCCGGAAGCAACGGTGGTCCAGGGCCGCGCCGAGGAATTCGACCTGACCGGGTTCGACGGCGTGTGGCTGGATCCGGCGCGCAGGACCACGTCGACGTCGGGCACCACCCGCATCTTCGACCCGGAGGCCTTCTCCCCTCCCCTGTCCTTTGTGGAGTCCCTGGCGGATTCCGGCCTCCCCGTCGGCGTGAAGATGGGTCCCGGCATCCCGCACGAAGCAGTGCCGGCCGGCTGCGAGGCGCAGTGGGTGTCCGTGGACGGCGACGTCACCGAGGCGACCCTGTGGTTCAACGCGCTGCGCCGCGAGGGCGTCCGGCGTGCCGCCCTGGTGATCGGTTCCGGCGGCGCAGCCGAGCTGACCTCCCCGGTGGACTACGACGCCGCCGCCCAGGACGTGGGAACCGGCCCCGCCGAGGGCTACCTGTACGAGCCCGACGGCGCGGTGATCCGGGCCGGGCTGGTGGCCGACGTCGCGGCCACCCTGGACGGGCATCTCCTGGATCCGCATATCGCCTACATCTGCGCCCCTGAACTGCGCGATACCCCGTTTGCCCGGGCCTACCGCATCCTCGAAGTCCGCCCGTACAACGTGAAGGCGTTGAAGGCCTGGGTCCGGGAAAACCGGATCGGTGTGCTGGACATCAAGAAGCGGGGAATGTCAGTGACGCCGGAGGAGCTGCGCAAGGCCCTGCTCACCGGCTCGGGGAAGGGGGGAAACCGGGGGGAAAAGAAAGCCACGCTGGTCCTCACCCGGATCGGCGAGGACCGCGTGGCCCTGGTGGTGGAACCGGTTCCCTCCGCATAG